The Thalassotalea sp. 273M-4 genome includes a region encoding these proteins:
- the leuB gene encoding 3-isopropylmalate dehydrogenase, which translates to MAKIAVLAGDGIGPEVMVEAKKVLTTCAKIFHFDLEMQDYDVGGVAIDRHGNALPPTTLTGCEQADAILFGSVGGPKWANLAPTQQPERAALLGLRSHFGLFCNMRPASLMPSLSHLSTLRKDISEQGFDVLVMRELTGDIYFGEPKGRRGEGEDETGFDSMFYSRAEVKRISHLAFQAAQKRKHKVTSVDKANVLATSQLWRQVVEEIASEYPDVELEHLYVDNAAMQLVKDPGQFDVILCPNLFGDILSDICAMVTGSMGLLPSASLNQDGFGMYEPAGGSAPDIAGQGIANPIAQILSAALMLRFSLNQGKAASAIEQAVSKTLDEGMLTGDLLPQERQSQAKTTAEMGDYICQMITKMNKD; encoded by the coding sequence ATGGCAAAAATAGCGGTATTAGCCGGTGACGGTATTGGTCCAGAAGTGATGGTAGAAGCCAAAAAAGTCTTAACTACCTGTGCGAAAATATTTCACTTTGACCTTGAGATGCAAGACTATGATGTCGGTGGCGTGGCGATTGATCGCCATGGTAATGCCCTACCACCGACAACGTTAACAGGATGTGAGCAAGCCGACGCCATTTTATTTGGCTCTGTTGGTGGCCCTAAATGGGCTAACTTAGCGCCAACACAGCAACCAGAGCGGGCTGCACTGCTTGGTCTTAGAAGCCATTTTGGCCTGTTTTGCAATATGCGCCCAGCATCATTAATGCCATCACTGTCGCATTTATCCACCTTACGTAAAGACATTAGCGAACAAGGCTTTGATGTCTTGGTGATGCGCGAGTTAACCGGTGATATTTATTTTGGTGAGCCCAAAGGCCGACGCGGTGAAGGTGAAGACGAAACCGGATTTGATTCGATGTTTTATTCAAGGGCAGAAGTTAAGCGTATTAGTCACCTTGCTTTTCAAGCCGCACAAAAGCGTAAGCATAAAGTAACCTCGGTGGATAAGGCCAATGTCTTAGCCACCAGTCAACTTTGGCGTCAGGTCGTAGAAGAAATCGCTAGCGAGTACCCTGATGTTGAACTGGAACACCTTTATGTCGATAACGCAGCGATGCAGTTAGTTAAAGATCCTGGCCAATTTGACGTGATCCTGTGCCCTAACCTTTTTGGTGATATTTTATCGGATATTTGTGCGATGGTAACAGGCTCTATGGGCCTATTGCCTTCAGCGAGTTTAAATCAAGATGGCTTTGGTATGTATGAACCAGCTGGGGGCTCTGCTCCCGATATTGCCGGTCAAGGCATTGCCAACCCCATTGCGCAAATCTTGTCAGCGGCCTTAATGTTGCGCTTTAGCTTGAATCAAGGCAAAGCCGCAAGCGCCATTGAACAAGCCGTTTCGAAGACCTTAGACGAAGGCATGCTAACCGGCGATTTATTGCCTCAGGAGCGTCAATCACAGGCCAAAACCACGGCTGAAATGGGCGATTATATTTGCCAAATGATCACAAAAATGAACAAGGACTAA
- the leuA gene encoding 2-isopropylmalate synthase: protein MDTVKIFDTTLRDGEQALMSSLSVREKLQIALAIERLGVDIMEVGFPVSSPGDFESVNTIAKTVKNSVVCGLSRAVEADIQACADALKPAERFRIHTFISTSDVHVQHKLKRPFSEVQAMAVKAVQFARRFTDDVEFSCEDAGRTPIDNLCRMVEAAINAGATTVNIPDTVGYTLPDEFGGIISNIFNRVPNIDKAIISVHCHNDLGLSVANSIAAVQAGARQIEATVNGIGERAGNCSLEEVAMIMKTRADILGLTTNIKHKEIARTSRLVSQICNMPVQANKAIVGANAFSHSSGIHQDGMLKAANTYEIMTPESVGISKTKLNLTSRSGRHVIKHRMQELGYQQSEYDLEELYQDFLKLADKKGQVFDDDLEALLFKHNQEDDGDNYRIDYMNVISGSGEFATASVKICCGDNETIHSATGNGPVDALYRAIKETVDIDFEVADYKISNKGAGEDGLGQANIIVRWQERNFHGYGLETDIIEASAQALIQAINSIVRAQNLARIRQQKYQQKHKIQGI, encoded by the coding sequence ATGGATACGGTAAAGATATTTGATACAACCCTTCGAGATGGTGAACAAGCTTTAATGTCAAGCCTGTCGGTGCGAGAAAAACTGCAAATAGCCTTGGCTATTGAGCGCTTGGGGGTCGATATTATGGAAGTCGGTTTTCCGGTATCATCACCAGGAGATTTTGAGTCGGTTAATACCATAGCCAAAACCGTAAAAAACTCGGTTGTTTGTGGTTTATCAAGAGCGGTTGAAGCCGACATTCAAGCTTGTGCCGATGCCTTAAAACCGGCAGAAAGATTTCGTATACACACCTTTATTTCCACGTCTGATGTGCATGTACAGCATAAATTGAAACGGCCATTTTCTGAAGTGCAAGCGATGGCGGTTAAAGCCGTACAGTTTGCCAGACGATTTACTGATGACGTTGAGTTTTCTTGTGAAGATGCTGGTCGCACCCCAATAGACAACCTATGTCGGATGGTTGAAGCAGCAATTAATGCCGGTGCGACTACGGTTAATATTCCAGATACTGTGGGCTATACCCTACCCGATGAATTTGGTGGCATCATCAGCAATATTTTTAATCGCGTACCAAACATCGACAAAGCCATTATTTCAGTACATTGTCATAACGACCTCGGCTTGAGTGTGGCCAACTCAATAGCAGCAGTACAGGCCGGTGCGCGTCAAATTGAGGCCACGGTAAATGGTATCGGTGAGCGTGCGGGTAATTGTTCATTAGAAGAAGTGGCGATGATAATGAAAACTCGCGCCGATATATTAGGCTTAACCACCAATATTAAACACAAAGAAATTGCTCGTACCTCTCGCCTTGTTAGTCAAATTTGTAATATGCCTGTGCAAGCCAACAAAGCGATTGTTGGCGCCAACGCCTTTAGCCATTCTTCAGGTATTCACCAAGATGGCATGTTAAAGGCGGCCAATACCTACGAAATTATGACACCAGAGAGTGTCGGTATCAGCAAAACCAAATTAAACCTTACCTCTCGCAGTGGTCGCCATGTAATTAAACATAGAATGCAAGAATTGGGCTATCAACAAAGTGAGTATGATTTAGAAGAGTTATATCAAGACTTCTTAAAACTGGCCGATAAAAAAGGTCAGGTATTTGATGACGATTTAGAAGCTTTATTGTTTAAACACAATCAAGAAGATGACGGCGATAACTACCGAATTGACTATATGAATGTTATTTCTGGTAGCGGCGAATTTGCCACCGCAAGCGTCAAAATATGCTGTGGCGACAACGAAACCATTCATTCGGCAACGGGTAACGGCCCTGTTGATGCGTTATATCGCGCAATAAAAGAAACCGTCGACATTGATTTTGAAGTCGCTGATTACAAAATCTCGAATAAAGGTGCGGGCGAAGACGGTCTTGGACAAGCCAATATTATTGTTCGTTGGCAAGAGCGAAACTTCCATGGTTATGGTTTAGAAACCGATATTATCGAGGCGTCAGCTCAAGCCCTTATTCAAGCCATTAACAGCATTGTTAGAGCACAAAACTTGGCGCGGATACGCCAACAAAAATACCAACAAAAACATAAAATCCAAGGAATTTAA
- a CDS encoding adenylyltransferase/cytidyltransferase family protein, whose product MKKIGYTTGVFDLFHIGHLNVLKRAKLECDYLIVGVTSDELSMAAKNKKPIIPFNERMEIVENIKFVDEVVPQMNYDKMEAWNNLKFDLMFVGDDWKGTEKWNKIEQDFAKVGVEIMYFPYTSHTSSSILRDVLSKI is encoded by the coding sequence ATGAAAAAGATTGGGTATACCACAGGGGTCTTTGACCTATTCCATATTGGTCATTTGAACGTATTAAAACGCGCCAAACTTGAGTGTGATTATTTGATTGTTGGCGTTACCAGTGATGAACTTTCAATGGCTGCGAAAAATAAAAAGCCAATAATCCCATTTAACGAACGAATGGAAATTGTTGAAAATATTAAGTTTGTAGATGAAGTAGTTCCCCAAATGAACTACGACAAAATGGAAGCGTGGAATAATCTTAAATTTGATCTGATGTTTGTAGGTGACGACTGGAAAGGCACCGAAAAATGGAACAAGATTGAACAAGACTTTGCTAAAGTAGGGGTCGAGATCATGTACTTCCCATATACATCACATACATCGAGCAGCATTTTACGCGATGTTTTAAGCAAGATTTAA
- a CDS encoding CDP-glycerol glycerophosphotransferase family protein, with product MKVIFDVLHLYYLPQYLPVHHQLKQRGIDTSFVFYPSKDDAVIKQIIANEQLASHWVKDDKEASAYYLEQAADWIFFANSFDYLDAIHQVSKTAQLGHGIGPKASYYTKSDKAMTVRFVEGQYRCDRLTAMYPNDTFVDVGFCKLDNIIKGREKGFELVKLGLDPNKPTITYAPTFYPSSIECFAKNWPEQFADFNILIKPHYFSISKDKYAKQKALLTHWSGFNNVYLATDFDYSLVPFMASSDVLISDASSALFEFAALNKPVIWCDFLKLRWSYRGPFAHRFKKRMDQDYGEYAQIAVHAKNYNQLVELVNQQYQHPKMLEDVRLAFSEKLAGKLDGKASERIVDYLIANV from the coding sequence ATGAAAGTCATTTTTGATGTATTGCATTTATATTATTTACCGCAATATCTTCCTGTACATCATCAATTAAAACAACGCGGCATTGACACCAGCTTTGTTTTTTATCCCAGTAAAGACGATGCGGTTATAAAACAGATCATTGCTAATGAGCAGCTTGCTAGCCACTGGGTTAAAGATGATAAAGAAGCCAGTGCTTACTACCTAGAACAAGCTGCTGATTGGATTTTCTTTGCCAACAGTTTTGACTACCTTGACGCTATACATCAAGTCAGTAAAACCGCGCAATTGGGTCATGGCATTGGTCCTAAGGCCAGTTATTACACCAAATCAGATAAAGCGATGACCGTACGATTTGTTGAAGGTCAATACCGCTGTGATCGATTAACAGCCATGTACCCAAATGACACGTTTGTTGATGTTGGTTTTTGTAAGCTTGATAACATCATTAAAGGCCGTGAGAAAGGCTTTGAATTGGTTAAATTAGGACTCGACCCAAATAAACCAACCATAACCTATGCCCCGACCTTCTATCCAAGCTCCATTGAGTGTTTTGCCAAAAATTGGCCTGAGCAATTTGCTGATTTTAATATCCTGATAAAGCCACATTACTTTTCAATTAGTAAAGATAAATACGCCAAACAAAAGGCGTTATTAACCCATTGGTCCGGCTTTAATAATGTGTATTTAGCCACTGACTTTGACTATTCTCTCGTCCCTTTTATGGCAAGCTCTGATGTGTTAATCAGTGATGCCTCCTCTGCTCTGTTTGAGTTTGCGGCGTTAAACAAACCGGTTATTTGGTGCGACTTTCTAAAATTACGTTGGAGTTATCGTGGACCATTTGCCCACCGTTTTAAAAAACGAATGGACCAAGACTATGGCGAATACGCGCAAATTGCCGTACATGCCAAAAACTATAATCAACTTGTTGAGTTGGTCAATCAGCAATACCAACACCCCAAGATGCTCGAAGATGTGCGTTTAGCTTTTAGTGAAAAGTTGGCCGGCAAGCTCGATGGCAAGGCAAGTGAGCGCATTGTCGATTATCTTATCGCTAACGTTTGA
- a CDS encoding TIGR04211 family SH3 domain-containing protein, with amino-acid sequence MMMNLTKTLATAMLCCSFVANAFIQENNNEVVEQASQQISPENSHTDDIKLGFISDDLFIYFHSGPGTQFRILGSMNAGEEVKVLSEVENDFIKVEDEKQRQGWIDARFLSDQPGLRMVLAELNEELANKTVKLNSLNDRLQSSDSELAHLEAQMTSLRQENQRLNQQNNELNAKLDTEDWDIKLKWFSYGASVLVIGLLLGLILPRLMPKRRGYSSWS; translated from the coding sequence ATGATGATGAACTTAACAAAAACATTGGCTACTGCCATGCTGTGTTGCTCTTTTGTTGCCAACGCATTTATCCAAGAAAACAATAACGAGGTAGTAGAACAGGCCTCACAACAAATCTCACCAGAAAATTCTCATACTGATGATATTAAATTAGGTTTTATCAGTGACGACTTATTTATATATTTTCATTCAGGGCCAGGTACTCAGTTTCGCATTTTAGGTAGCATGAATGCAGGTGAGGAAGTCAAAGTATTATCTGAGGTTGAAAATGATTTCATCAAAGTTGAAGACGAGAAACAACGCCAAGGTTGGATTGATGCTCGCTTTTTAAGTGACCAACCAGGTCTGCGAATGGTTCTTGCCGAGCTAAATGAAGAGCTTGCCAATAAAACCGTGAAACTCAACAGCCTTAACGATCGTTTGCAATCTAGTGACAGTGAATTAGCCCACTTAGAGGCTCAAATGACCAGCTTGCGTCAAGAAAACCAAAGATTAAATCAACAGAACAATGAATTGAATGCCAAATTAGATACCGAAGATTGGGATATAAAACTCAAGTGGTTTAGTTATGGGGCTTCGGTTTTAGTGATTGGTCTATTGTTAGGGTTAATTTTACCTAGGCTAATGCCTAAACGTCGAGGCTATTCATCTTGGAGCTAG
- a CDS encoding CYTH domain-containing protein, with product MDTEIELKYLVLGDNIPTQITKLLTDNAVRFEYHTDTLSNRYFDTCDSTLRQHDIGLRVRKGSSGLWEQTVKTSGTVLAGMHTRPEYNVDICRDHPDLTLFDRQIWPQDFVLEQVNSQLSCLFETNFTRHSWLINNADNSQFELVYDTGAIVANEQNEQIAEIELELKQGQVEVLFDFAEILMANFAIRPGSYSKAARGYALAQGKSLHAGVESKALLKMDPSMELLESFNSGFAQSLTRLQVLVDKYIQSPNLETLTDVSDMLALARHGLWLYADYLTDANGQILRQQINGILQELSWVETAKQIRELTTKNGHYRKKIEYSQSLLAELKDEKHAIVDYQKARDLFHSERFNQMQLSMLKMILKKSPFDGDIPHLSDFAPSWLSLSLKNVTQALQVSDTLTANDYLENHRLVTRCLLTGSWFGSLFEEEQRIDFRGPWMDLHLGIDELETLQLLKEHLQRSSEQTPVKLINWLDHKVDNLLCALEHCKDAALSLTPYWLK from the coding sequence ATGGACACTGAGATAGAACTGAAGTATTTAGTTTTAGGTGACAACATACCCACTCAAATCACCAAACTGTTAACGGATAATGCCGTCCGCTTTGAATATCATACGGACACGCTAAGTAATCGATATTTCGATACCTGTGATTCCACATTACGCCAACATGATATAGGCCTTCGCGTGCGTAAAGGGAGCTCTGGCTTATGGGAGCAAACAGTAAAGACTTCTGGTACTGTGCTTGCGGGTATGCATACCCGACCAGAATATAATGTCGATATTTGTCGAGATCATCCCGATTTAACCTTATTCGATCGCCAGATCTGGCCTCAAGATTTTGTCTTAGAGCAAGTTAATTCACAATTAAGTTGTCTATTTGAAACCAACTTTACTCGTCATAGTTGGCTCATTAATAACGCCGATAATAGTCAGTTTGAACTGGTATATGATACCGGCGCTATCGTTGCCAATGAGCAAAACGAGCAGATTGCCGAAATTGAACTTGAGCTGAAACAAGGGCAAGTCGAGGTGTTGTTTGATTTTGCTGAAATATTAATGGCAAACTTTGCAATAAGGCCTGGCAGTTACAGTAAAGCGGCTCGAGGGTATGCATTAGCCCAAGGTAAGTCTTTACATGCTGGTGTAGAGAGCAAAGCGTTATTAAAAATGGATCCAAGCATGGAATTGCTGGAGTCCTTTAATAGTGGTTTTGCGCAAAGTTTAACCCGTTTGCAAGTCTTGGTAGACAAGTATATTCAAAGTCCAAACTTAGAAACCTTAACAGACGTTTCTGATATGCTCGCCCTAGCCCGCCATGGATTATGGTTATATGCCGATTATTTAACTGATGCAAATGGTCAGATTTTAAGGCAGCAAATTAATGGTATTTTGCAAGAGCTTAGTTGGGTTGAAACAGCAAAACAAATTCGCGAGCTGACCACCAAAAATGGCCATTATCGAAAAAAGATCGAATATAGCCAAAGTTTGCTTGCTGAGCTTAAAGATGAAAAGCACGCAATCGTGGATTATCAAAAAGCGAGGGATTTGTTTCACAGTGAGCGCTTTAATCAGATGCAACTGTCGATGCTAAAAATGATCTTAAAAAAATCACCGTTTGATGGCGATATTCCTCACTTGTCCGACTTTGCTCCAAGTTGGTTATCGCTAAGCTTAAAAAATGTAACCCAAGCATTGCAGGTGAGTGACACATTAACCGCCAATGATTACCTTGAAAACCACCGGTTAGTAACAAGGTGTTTATTAACCGGCAGTTGGTTTGGCTCTTTATTTGAAGAAGAACAACGCATTGATTTTCGCGGGCCTTGGATGGATTTACATCTAGGTATTGACGAGCTTGAAACCTTGCAGTTGCTAAAAGAACATTTGCAACGTTCCTCTGAGCAAACGCCCGTGAAATTGATTAACTGGCTTGATCATAAAGTGGATAACTTGCTG